One genomic region from Candidatus Saganbacteria bacterium encodes:
- the trpB gene encoding tryptophan synthase subunit beta, whose product MYTNLPDKKGYFGKFGGRFVPETLVAALDELTFAYEKYKDQDEFKNDLEYYLEHFVGRPTPLYFAKRLTEELGGGEIYLKREDLCHTGSHKLNNVIGQLLLAKRMGKKRIIAETGAGQHGVATATGAALFKMECVVYMGEEDIRRQALNVFRMKLLGAKVISVSSGSKTLKDAINEALRDWMAQSLNTFYCLGSAVGPHPYPTIVRDFQSVIGKEAKGQHFEMEKKEPDYLVACTGGGSNSIGLFFPFLNDPEVKIIGVEAEGAASLCKGTIGVLHGARTYVLQSKSGQIFDTHSISAGLDYSAVGPEHSYLKDIGRVEYVTENDKDALWGFKTLSRTEGIIPALESSHAIAYLRKLAPKLDRSRSIIVCLSGRGDKDVENIGSI is encoded by the coding sequence ATGTATACCAACCTTCCGGACAAAAAAGGCTATTTTGGAAAATTCGGCGGACGCTTTGTTCCCGAAACCCTGGTCGCGGCTTTGGACGAATTAACTTTCGCTTACGAAAAATATAAGGACCAAGATGAATTCAAGAACGATCTTGAATATTATCTTGAGCATTTCGTGGGGCGGCCAACTCCTCTATATTTTGCAAAGCGATTGACCGAAGAGCTCGGCGGCGGGGAAATTTACCTAAAAAGGGAAGATCTTTGCCATACAGGCTCTCATAAACTAAATAATGTGATCGGCCAGCTGCTTTTGGCAAAACGGATGGGGAAGAAGCGGATAATCGCCGAAACAGGCGCTGGCCAGCATGGAGTTGCGACGGCGACAGGAGCCGCGCTTTTTAAAATGGAATGCGTCGTTTATATGGGCGAAGAAGATATTAGGCGCCAAGCATTAAATGTATTTCGCATGAAACTTCTCGGCGCAAAAGTTATTTCGGTTTCTTCCGGCAGCAAAACCTTAAAAGATGCGATCAACGAAGCATTGAGAGATTGGATGGCACAATCACTGAATACATTTTACTGCTTAGGATCAGCTGTCGGGCCGCATCCATATCCTACGATCGTGCGAGATTTTCAATCCGTCATTGGGAAAGAAGCCAAAGGGCAGCATTTCGAAATGGAAAAGAAAGAGCCTGATTACTTGGTTGCATGTACAGGCGGCGGATCAAATTCCATCGGCCTATTTTTCCCATTTCTAAACGACCCTGAAGTTAAGATAATAGGCGTTGAAGCCGAAGGCGCCGCTTCACTCTGCAAGGGAACCATTGGCGTATTGCATGGCGCTCGCACATATGTCCTTCAATCCAAGTCAGGCCAGATATTTGATACTCATTCAATTTCGGCAGGGCTAGATTACTCGGCTGTTGGCCCAGAGCATAGTTATTTAAAAGATATCGGTCGTGTTGAATATGTGACAGAGAATGACAAAGATGCTCTTTGGGGCTTTAAGACGCTATCTAGGACTGAAGGGATCATCCCGGCTCTTGAATCGTCCCATGCGATCGCATATTTGCGGAAATTAGCTCCGAAACTTGATAGATCAAGATCAATTATTGTTTGCTTATCCGGAAGAGGAGATAAAGATGTCGAAAATATCGGAAGCATTTAA
- a CDS encoding HDIG domain-containing protein, producing MLSRIIYRIQQFLFSMSARMHDRDTAFARQYLDIKESALFFSLPPFEQKHAVVVAEKMAGFAKGMKSVDQRKLIRLGLLHDIGKAAVRLSIFDKTILVVLHRAIPPLYNFLAQKGEPENASRSFRKYYVHKHHGMIGAKMLERIGENQDIIREVADHDTRKIKGDVYMDLLDRADSTY from the coding sequence ATGCTATCTAGGATAATTTATAGGATACAGCAGTTCCTTTTTTCAATGTCAGCGCGCATGCACGATCGCGATACGGCGTTTGCTAGGCAATATCTTGATATCAAAGAATCTGCTTTGTTCTTTAGCCTCCCGCCATTCGAACAAAAACACGCAGTCGTTGTCGCCGAAAAGATGGCGGGGTTTGCCAAAGGAATGAAAAGCGTCGACCAGAGAAAGCTTATAAGGCTTGGGCTGCTTCATGATATTGGAAAGGCCGCGGTCAGGCTTTCAATTTTCGACAAAACTATTCTTGTGGTTTTGCATCGGGCGATACCGCCGCTTTATAATTTCTTGGCACAGAAGGGCGAACCGGAAAATGCGAGCAGATCTTTTAGGAAATATTATGTCCACAAGCATCACGGCATGATAGGGGCTAAGATGCTCGAAAGAATTGGCGAAAATCAGGATATAATAAGAGAAGTCGCAGACCATGATACGCGTAAAATAAAAGGCGATGTTTATATGGACCTTCTTGATCGAGCGGATAGCACGTATTAA
- a CDS encoding S1 RNA-binding domain-containing protein — MAEELGATSFNSGKGASGEYDVDALIAGALKELEEKKPVQKRSEEPALKATPMKPSRLDAKKPVPSQDEYEGTFKDFKVGAIVTGVVSTMNQSGVLVDIGYKSDGFVPNEEITIPLKVGDSVRVMIENLENKEGYVVLSKKSADFEITWEEVNEAFRDKSVLQAKVTGAVKGGLVVDFQGIRGFIPASQVLKEPSESLESFVGKMIPAKIIELNRRQSKVILSHKFGVSESKRSEAHKIFDELEAGQVRRGIVKSIKSFGAFVDLGGVEGLIHLTELSWKRVKHPSDVLKVGQELDVFVLGIDRAHNRISLGLKELQSDPWATVLEKYKAGQVVKVKVLRLAKFGAFVELEEGLEGLIHISELSKDKIDSPDKAVKPGDVVEAHILRIIPDEQKIGLSIKEVQLSKEKELAEEQKKEESKITIGEVLAQKEKTKAERDLEFAPEITEQDPEE, encoded by the coding sequence ATGGCAGAAGAACTTGGAGCAACTTCATTTAATTCGGGCAAAGGCGCCTCGGGCGAATATGATGTCGATGCACTGATAGCCGGAGCCCTAAAAGAACTTGAAGAAAAGAAGCCGGTACAAAAAAGATCAGAAGAACCCGCCCTAAAAGCGACTCCAATGAAGCCATCGCGCCTTGACGCAAAAAAACCAGTCCCATCGCAGGATGAGTACGAGGGGACATTTAAGGATTTTAAAGTCGGGGCTATTGTCACTGGCGTTGTTTCAACCATGAACCAATCAGGCGTTCTAGTTGACATAGGCTACAAATCTGACGGATTCGTGCCAAACGAAGAGATCACAATCCCGCTCAAGGTCGGGGACTCTGTTCGCGTCATGATCGAAAATCTTGAAAACAAAGAAGGATATGTGGTCCTATCGAAAAAGAGCGCAGATTTCGAGATTACATGGGAAGAAGTAAACGAAGCCTTTAGGGACAAATCGGTCCTCCAGGCAAAAGTAACTGGCGCGGTTAAAGGCGGGCTTGTTGTCGATTTCCAGGGGATCAGGGGCTTCATCCCGGCCTCGCAAGTTCTAAAAGAGCCTTCTGAATCGCTCGAAAGTTTTGTCGGCAAGATGATCCCAGCAAAGATCATTGAATTAAACCGCAGACAAAGCAAAGTCATCCTGTCCCATAAGTTCGGCGTAAGCGAAAGCAAGCGCAGTGAGGCCCATAAGATTTTTGACGAGCTTGAAGCCGGGCAGGTCCGTCGCGGAATTGTCAAAAGCATCAAGAGCTTCGGGGCTTTTGTCGACCTAGGCGGGGTCGAAGGGCTTATCCACCTGACCGAACTTTCATGGAAGAGGGTAAAACACCCAAGCGACGTATTAAAAGTCGGGCAAGAGCTTGATGTTTTTGTGCTTGGGATCGACCGCGCGCACAACAGGATATCGCTCGGTTTAAAAGAGCTCCAGTCAGACCCCTGGGCGACTGTACTTGAAAAATACAAGGCGGGACAGGTAGTAAAAGTGAAGGTCCTGCGTTTGGCAAAATTCGGCGCTTTTGTCGAGCTCGAGGAAGGCCTCGAAGGGCTGATACATATTTCAGAGCTTTCAAAAGACAAGATCGATTCGCCCGATAAAGCGGTTAAGCCCGGGGACGTAGTCGAGGCGCACATATTGCGCATTATCCCGGACGAGCAAAAGATTGGATTATCCATCAAAGAAGTTCAATTATCGAAAGAAAAAGAACTGGCAGAAGAACAGAAGAAAGAAGAAAGCAAGATCACTATCGGCGAGGTGCTTGCGCAAAAAGAAAAAACAAAAGCAGAACGCGACCTGGAATTCGCGCCGGAAATTACAGAACAAGACCCCGAAGAATAA
- a CDS encoding transposase, protein MINIQEKLLDFPKSNRGLKPAEYVMPLALMFCGGGRTMEDIREIEIDRGLRKICGLTKVPGSDAIGQWIRKTENLAGLKSINERLVKEIIARSGKNNFTLDTDATLIETEKECAEMHYEGFTAFSVLLSFLADLGLCVCSDYRNGAVHAGVGTKDQIERADDLLKSLGKKLKYSRSDSAGYSADVFNSCSDRGIIFTITADQDAAVKRLFLEGNWAVKTIATLRWQLIFIAGKVIEHGRQLFLKVEDAYFLLLKTIRDKIRSSLAPAPV, encoded by the coding sequence ATGATAAATATACAAGAAAAACTGCTCGATTTCCCAAAATCCAATCGCGGGCTAAAACCGGCTGAATATGTCATGCCTTTGGCTCTGATGTTTTGCGGCGGTGGTCGAACGATGGAAGACATCCGGGAAATCGAAATAGACAGGGGATTGCGCAAAATTTGCGGGCTGACAAAAGTCCCTGGTTCGGACGCGATCGGCCAATGGATTAGAAAAACTGAAAATCTCGCGGGGTTGAAATCTATCAACGAACGGTTGGTGAAAGAGATTATTGCGCGCAGTGGGAAAAACAATTTCACTCTGGATACGGACGCGACTTTGATCGAAACTGAAAAAGAGTGCGCGGAAATGCACTACGAAGGATTTACAGCTTTTTCCGTTTTGTTGAGTTTTCTGGCTGATCTCGGCCTGTGCGTTTGCAGTGATTATCGCAATGGCGCTGTCCATGCCGGGGTCGGGACAAAAGACCAAATTGAGCGCGCCGATGACCTGCTGAAATCTCTGGGGAAAAAGCTCAAATACTCTAGAAGCGATTCGGCCGGATACAGCGCGGACGTTTTCAACTCCTGTTCTGACAGGGGCATTATCTTTACTATCACTGCCGACCAGGACGCAGCGGTTAAGCGGCTATTTCTGGAGGGAAATTGGGCGGTGAAAACCATAGCCACCCTGCGCTGGCAGTTGATCTTCATCGCCGGCAAAGTAATTGAGCACGGCCGGCAATTATTCCTGAAAGTCGAAGACGCCTATTTTCTTCTGCTAAAAACTATTCGAGACAAGATTCGTTCGTCACTGGCGCCGGCCCCCGTCTGA
- the queF gene encoding NADPH-dependent 7-cyano-7-deazaguanine reductase QueF: MKHEKYTKEHSLSGLQVKLPPIQTFPNHFKKYEIEINMPEFTSICPKTGLPDFGKIIIHYMPKKSCIELKSFKMYLLGYRNLGIFNENVVNRILDDVVSACNPEWAEVLGEFTARGGLSTTVIARFPRK; the protein is encoded by the coding sequence ATGAAACACGAAAAATATACAAAAGAACATTCATTAAGCGGATTGCAGGTGAAACTGCCGCCTATCCAAACATTTCCCAACCACTTCAAGAAATACGAGATCGAGATCAATATGCCGGAATTTACTTCTATTTGCCCAAAAACAGGGCTTCCGGATTTTGGTAAAATTATTATCCATTACATGCCCAAAAAATCATGTATCGAGCTCAAATCTTTTAAAATGTATCTTCTTGGCTATCGAAATCTTGGGATATTTAATGAGAATGTCGTAAATAGGATACTAGATGATGTTGTGTCCGCTTGCAATCCCGAATGGGCAGAAGTATTGGGCGAATTTACGGCACGCGGAGGATTGAGCACTACGGTTATAGCGAGATTTCCTAGAAAATAG
- a CDS encoding glycosyltransferase family 2 protein, whose amino-acid sequence MQENPKISVIVPIYNEEESIVEFYNRLKLALKDIAHEIIMVDDGSTDASLELIKELNNKDPMVRAISFSKNFGHMAALSAGLDFAKGDAVITIDADLQHPPELIPELIKKWQSGTEIVNTIRIETKGAGCLKNITANIFYWVMKKTAKINLPANAADYRLIDRKAVEALKTIKERSRFLRGLVGWIGFKQESIEYKADRRFAGKTKYSIGRMFAFAVDGITSFSTFPLKLSMYFGLAIAFLSFIYILYAIYIKLFTDQAIAGWTSVLVAVLFIGGIQLIFLGILGEYLSRVYDETKQRPLYIVSGKVGF is encoded by the coding sequence ATGCAAGAAAATCCTAAAATATCGGTTATCGTCCCCATATATAACGAAGAAGAAAGCATTGTCGAATTTTATAACAGGCTTAAATTAGCCCTAAAGGATATTGCACACGAAATTATCATGGTCGACGACGGGTCGACAGACGCTTCGCTTGAACTGATCAAAGAACTTAATAATAAGGATCCCATGGTTAGAGCGATCAGCTTCTCAAAGAATTTTGGACATATGGCCGCCCTATCGGCCGGCCTTGATTTTGCTAAGGGCGATGCGGTGATCACAATCGATGCCGACCTCCAACACCCGCCCGAATTGATACCGGAACTTATAAAAAAATGGCAGAGCGGAACAGAGATCGTAAACACAATAAGAATAGAGACAAAAGGCGCAGGCTGCCTCAAAAACATCACGGCGAACATTTTTTACTGGGTCATGAAAAAGACCGCAAAGATCAACCTGCCGGCAAACGCGGCCGATTATCGATTGATCGACAGGAAAGCCGTCGAAGCCCTAAAAACCATCAAAGAGCGGTCGCGTTTCCTGCGCGGGCTTGTAGGATGGATTGGATTTAAGCAGGAATCAATAGAATATAAGGCGGACCGAAGGTTTGCGGGCAAAACAAAATACAGCATTGGGCGCATGTTCGCTTTTGCAGTGGACGGGATTACTTCATTTTCAACTTTTCCATTAAAATTATCGATGTATTTTGGGCTAGCGATCGCGTTTTTAAGCTTTATATATATCCTTTACGCGATCTATATTAAACTTTTTACGGACCAAGCGATCGCAGGTTGGACGTCAGTGCTTGTGGCTGTATTATTCATCGGCGGGATACAGCTTATCTTCCTTGGGATTTTAGGGGAATATTTGAGTAGGGTTTATGATGAAACAAAGCAGAGGCCTCTTTATATCGTAAGCGGGAAAGTCGGGTTTTGA
- a CDS encoding 16S rRNA (uracil(1498)-N(3))-methyltransferase, translating into MRLVHRFFVGSDQISNNIITISGSDVNHIKNVLRMKLGDQIEVFDSKENSYLAEITLFSPNNQRLNAAVIKKLNRPDTTSGQEPNITLAQCLPKAKKMDLIVQKATELGVNSIFPVTSERSVPKIEEKSDKKISHWQKIAKEASEQSGRSRIPKIEPLTSFSDLVKTGKNYDLALIPWEGEKTNRLKDIVTKKHSGKILVVIGPEGGFSKEEISIAQLEGLISISLGKRILRTETAGIVLLSQLFYEFDI; encoded by the coding sequence GTGAGGCTCGTGCATAGGTTTTTTGTCGGGTCTGACCAAATCTCAAATAATATTATTACAATCTCCGGCAGCGACGTTAACCATATCAAGAATGTTTTAAGAATGAAGCTAGGTGATCAGATCGAAGTTTTCGACAGCAAAGAAAATTCTTACTTAGCCGAAATCACTTTATTTTCGCCGAATAACCAGCGGCTAAACGCCGCGGTTATAAAAAAACTGAACCGCCCCGATACCACATCGGGGCAGGAGCCCAACATCACCCTCGCACAATGTCTTCCTAAAGCAAAGAAAATGGATCTTATCGTCCAAAAAGCGACCGAACTTGGTGTTAATTCCATATTCCCCGTAACATCCGAAAGATCGGTCCCTAAGATCGAAGAAAAATCCGACAAGAAGATTTCACACTGGCAAAAAATAGCTAAAGAAGCATCAGAACAGAGTGGCCGCTCAAGAATTCCAAAGATCGAGCCGCTTACTAGTTTTTCTGATCTCGTCAAAACAGGTAAGAATTACGATCTAGCATTGATACCATGGGAAGGTGAAAAGACAAATAGATTAAAAGACATAGTGACAAAGAAACATAGCGGCAAAATATTAGTTGTCATAGGGCCTGAAGGTGGTTTTTCAAAAGAAGAAATATCAATCGCACAACTTGAAGGTTTAATCTCAATTAGCCTCGGAAAAAGGATATTGAGAACTGAAACTGCTGGAATAGTTCTGCTGTCTCAACTGTTTTATGAATTTGATATTTAA
- the pyrF gene encoding orotidine-5'-phosphate decarboxylase, with protein MKFVQQLDLTSQKNKGQLCIGLDIDLSKIDKDILAQEDPIFEFNKKVIDATHDLVCAYKPNIAFYEAYGIYGMEALMSTIDYIQEKEIPVILDAKRGDVGHTAAAYAKAVFEVYKADAVTVNPYMGHDSIEPFLNYHNKGIFVLCLTSNIGVSDFQKVGDREPLYISVAKHVKEWNHYGNCGLVVGATKPDELKEIKKIVGDMPILIPGVGAQGGSLEQSVKFGGRRAIINVSRNVIFSDNPRSAAEEFRSKINAAY; from the coding sequence ATGAAGTTTGTACAACAGCTGGACCTGACTTCACAAAAAAACAAAGGCCAATTATGTATCGGCCTCGATATCGACCTTTCAAAGATAGATAAGGATATTTTAGCGCAGGAAGACCCCATATTTGAATTCAACAAAAAAGTGATCGACGCAACCCATGACCTTGTTTGCGCATACAAGCCCAACATCGCATTTTATGAGGCTTATGGCATATATGGCATGGAAGCGCTGATGAGTACGATCGATTATATTCAAGAAAAAGAGATCCCAGTTATATTGGACGCAAAACGCGGGGACGTTGGCCACACGGCCGCGGCGTACGCGAAAGCCGTATTCGAAGTCTATAAGGCTGATGCTGTCACGGTTAATCCGTACATGGGCCACGATTCTATCGAGCCATTTTTAAATTACCACAACAAAGGCATCTTTGTCCTTTGCTTAACGAGCAATATCGGCGTATCTGACTTCCAAAAAGTCGGCGATCGCGAACCGCTATATATTTCCGTCGCAAAACATGTTAAAGAATGGAATCATTACGGCAATTGCGGATTGGTCGTTGGGGCCACAAAACCCGACGAATTGAAAGAAATTAAAAAGATCGTCGGAGATATGCCGATTCTCATTCCCGGTGTCGGCGCACAGGGTGGGAGTTTGGAACAATCCGTAAAATTTGGTGGAAGAAGAGCAATTATCAATGTTTCAAGAAATGTGATTTTTAGTGACAATCCTAGATCTGCGGCAGAAGAATTCAGAAGCAAGATCAACGCGGCTTACTAA
- a CDS encoding S-adenosylmethionine decarboxylase: MVTGKIDQNLGLHMIIDCYDCDEAKLSDPAMITESLDVFSEKIGNKKLMPPYVFKFNGNNPQEHGITGIVLLVDSHITIHTFPGKKHAFVDIFSSRDFDTDHAVSFMTTLFSAKAHDEKILRN; this comes from the coding sequence ATGGTAACCGGAAAGATCGACCAAAATCTCGGCCTGCATATGATAATAGATTGCTACGACTGCGATGAAGCAAAATTATCAGATCCGGCTATGATAACCGAATCGCTTGATGTGTTTTCCGAAAAGATCGGGAATAAAAAGCTTATGCCGCCTTATGTCTTTAAGTTCAATGGGAACAACCCGCAGGAACATGGCATCACAGGGATCGTGCTCTTGGTCGATTCACATATAACCATCCATACTTTCCCGGGAAAAAAACACGCATTTGTCGATATATTCTCTTCGAGGGATTTTGACACCGACCATGCCGTCTCCTTTATGACCACGCTGTTTTCCGCAAAGGCCCACGATGAAAAAATTCTTAGAAATTGA
- a CDS encoding DUF2079 domain-containing protein has protein sequence MEKEGPTVKSTLDNYKRFFSCAGNLFKNIDLNDVPFYLLLFSIAYYIAAFSLFSIFTHENFSFGAHDAGVYDQGIWLLSRFMSPYCTLGGTLLFGIHVSGYCIFLAPLFWLWPSIHILYVAQTVLLAVSAIPLFKYAKTKLKNPFLALVVGLSFLLYPALQNMNLENFHPEVLVVFFLTLAIYFMLTENFKYFFIFAVLSMFGKEEMGLVVAFMGLYLLLFKKGRAKEGFIALGAGIAWFLLCFRVIMPLSNHVGLFSTSKPLVYSHWFGGYANNLFNFSYYWSSFFNPQIAGYLGNLFGPILYIPLFSSQILIMALPEFALNVLSNSGYFTSINYHYNYVITVVFFFALIESLSLITAFKFKSAKTRAWAMIFIGAMFFLNSYIQSNKLSGFPVNKHFAIIADRLNGSRSVGALDRFDGLKLIPKDSPVSASYSLFSHLSHRKEIYIFPNPFMEAFWDKDPRPNVEHADYIALALGNHSEEEKQVIGFLAKSNYYKQIYNEGDVIILKRDRGYKKSSYLGANYILNSKTKGIIPTLFFPDSGLELKDLLGELIPTYNGISLEIFGYLFIPETNEYQINLSSDAPSQIEIDNKFIRNTAHLSQGFHKYAIKYMNNGTRRYNLKLLLIPKNGSPYIISDKDLFLENDPVRFGKHIQEYNELKREAKEFSAQQPNLIKNGDFEDIIGNQAKDWQTEGWQDEKTIRLFEADRSTNVSGKYSLKITHKGLADSRLFQGINVKPSAYYKLSGWIKTKSIQNKGAGAYLMLEGTSLRTQPITGDNDWKYVETTGKTSRNQKILSIICRIGDYGAPNEGTAYFDDVAFRELPKE, from the coding sequence ATGGAAAAAGAAGGCCCTACCGTTAAAAGCACTCTGGATAATTACAAAAGATTTTTCAGCTGCGCAGGGAACCTGTTCAAAAATATCGATCTCAACGATGTTCCCTTCTATTTATTATTGTTTTCAATAGCCTATTATATAGCCGCATTCTCCTTGTTCTCGATCTTCACCCATGAGAACTTTTCTTTTGGCGCCCACGATGCTGGCGTCTATGACCAGGGCATCTGGCTATTAAGCCGATTCATGTCACCCTATTGTACGCTTGGCGGGACACTGCTTTTTGGCATCCATGTATCAGGTTATTGTATCTTTCTTGCGCCTCTTTTTTGGCTATGGCCTAGCATCCATATTCTTTATGTCGCCCAAACCGTGCTGCTGGCTGTTTCGGCAATTCCGTTGTTCAAATATGCCAAAACAAAACTTAAGAATCCATTTCTTGCGCTTGTCGTCGGTTTATCGTTTTTACTGTATCCAGCCCTACAGAATATGAATTTAGAAAACTTTCATCCAGAAGTCTTGGTCGTATTCTTTTTAACTTTGGCGATATATTTCATGTTAACCGAGAATTTCAAATATTTCTTTATTTTCGCGGTTCTATCAATGTTTGGCAAGGAAGAAATGGGACTAGTCGTTGCCTTCATGGGCCTCTACCTATTGCTCTTTAAAAAAGGCAGGGCAAAAGAGGGCTTTATCGCTTTAGGCGCAGGGATAGCATGGTTCTTATTGTGTTTCAGGGTTATTATGCCACTTTCAAACCATGTTGGCTTATTTTCGACTTCAAAACCGCTCGTCTATTCCCATTGGTTCGGGGGATATGCAAATAATTTATTCAATTTTTCTTATTATTGGAGCAGTTTTTTTAATCCCCAAATAGCGGGATACTTGGGAAATTTATTTGGGCCAATTTTATATATTCCTCTGTTTAGTTCGCAAATCCTCATAATGGCATTGCCTGAATTTGCATTAAACGTGTTGAGCAACAGCGGATATTTCACTTCGATCAATTATCATTATAATTATGTGATAACGGTAGTATTTTTCTTTGCTTTGATCGAGAGCCTCTCGCTAATAACTGCATTCAAATTCAAATCCGCAAAGACTAGGGCTTGGGCAATGATATTCATCGGGGCAATGTTTTTCCTCAACAGTTACATTCAAAGCAACAAATTGAGCGGATTTCCCGTAAATAAACATTTTGCGATTATAGCCGACAGGCTTAACGGCTCGCGATCTGTCGGAGCGCTCGATAGATTTGACGGGTTAAAATTGATCCCCAAGGATAGCCCCGTTTCCGCATCATACTCCCTATTTTCACATCTAAGCCACAGGAAAGAAATATATATTTTCCCGAATCCATTCATGGAAGCATTTTGGGATAAGGATCCACGCCCAAATGTCGAGCATGCAGACTATATCGCTTTGGCTTTAGGCAATCATTCCGAAGAAGAAAAACAAGTGATAGGATTCCTCGCTAAAAGCAATTATTACAAACAAATATATAATGAAGGAGACGTGATCATATTAAAAAGAGACAGAGGCTATAAAAAGAGCTCGTATTTAGGCGCAAATTATATCCTAAACTCAAAAACAAAAGGCATCATTCCAACTCTTTTCTTTCCCGATTCTGGACTTGAGCTAAAAGACCTCCTGGGAGAATTGATCCCGACATATAACGGGATCAGCCTAGAAATATTCGGATATCTGTTCATACCCGAGACAAATGAATATCAGATCAATCTTTCAAGCGACGCGCCATCCCAAATTGAAATAGATAATAAATTCATAAGAAATACCGCTCATCTAAGCCAGGGATTCCATAAATATGCGATCAAATACATGAACAACGGGACAAGAAGATACAACTTAAAATTATTGTTAATTCCGAAAAATGGCAGTCCTTATATCATATCCGATAAAGACCTATTCTTGGAAAATGATCCGGTCCGGTTTGGAAAACATATCCAAGAATACAATGAACTCAAGAGAGAAGCGAAAGAATTTTCAGCCCAACAGCCTAATCTTATAAAAAACGGCGATTTTGAGGACATTATAGGGAACCAGGCCAAAGACTGGCAAACAGAAGGTTGGCAAGACGAAAAAACAATACGTTTATTTGAAGCTGATCGGTCGACAAATGTTTCTGGCAAGTATTCCTTAAAAATCACCCACAAAGGCTTGGCCGATTCCCGATTATTCCAGGGAATTAATGTTAAGCCTAGTGCTTATTATAAGCTTTCCGGCTGGATCAAAACAAAAAGCATTCAAAATAAGGGGGCCGGCGCTTATCTAATGCTGGAAGGGACATCTCTTAGAACGCAGCCAATCACAGGAGACAATGACTGGAAATACGTTGAAACAACGGGAAAAACAAGCAGGAACCAAAAAATATTAAGTATAATTTGCCGCATCGGCGACTACGGCGCCCCTAATGAAGGCACAGCCTATTTTGACGACGTTGCTTTTAGGGAATTGCCGAAGGAGTGA
- a CDS encoding tryptophan synthase subunit alpha, translating to MSKISEAFKLRKALIPFITAGDPNLEVTEKLVYDLELAGADIIELGIPFSDPLADGPVIQASHLRALKSNTSISDVFDLVKKLRKKTRIPLVFMLSENIIERYGADKFYSDCGKFGVDGVIVPDEDQGVAGIKRERRGGAGIDRIRLIAPTTKEERIKEIADASSGFIYLVSVAGVTGKRASVSHDLKDIVSNIRKYTDKPIAIGFGIGNPIQAKEAAQIADGVIVGSAIVNLIGQKNYKGAKLLVSKMRKALNAI from the coding sequence ATGTCGAAAATATCGGAAGCATTTAAGCTTCGTAAAGCTCTTATCCCTTTTATTACGGCAGGGGACCCAAATTTAGAAGTTACCGAAAAGCTTGTGTATGATCTTGAATTAGCCGGTGCGGATATCATCGAACTTGGCATTCCATTTTCGGATCCACTGGCTGATGGGCCTGTCATTCAAGCATCGCACCTAAGGGCCTTAAAAAGTAATACTTCGATATCCGATGTTTTCGATCTAGTAAAAAAGCTTCGTAAAAAAACGCGGATCCCTTTAGTTTTCATGTTGAGCGAGAACATTATTGAAAGATATGGGGCGGACAAATTCTATTCAGATTGTGGGAAGTTCGGAGTTGATGGCGTGATTGTGCCGGATGAGGATCAGGGAGTAGCAGGGATTAAGAGGGAGAGGCGAGGAGGAGCAGGGATTGATAGGATTAGGCTCATTGCTCCGACGACGAAAGAAGAACGCATCAAAGAGATCGCTGACGCTTCTTCCGGATTTATTTACTTGGTTTCAGTCGCAGGTGTGACCGGAAAAAGGGCAAGCGTTTCTCACGATCTGAAAGATATCGTTTCTAATATTAGAAAATATACCGACAAGCCAATTGCGATCGGTTTTGGGATAGGGAATCCTATTCAGGCGAAAGAAGCGGCGCAAATTGCGGACGGCGTGATAGTAGGGTCGGCTATCGTTAATTTGATCGGCCAAAAGAATTACAAAGGCGCCAAACTATTGGTTTCTAAAATGAGAAAGGCATTAAATGCTATCTAG